The genomic interval GCCCGTCACCTCGGGACCGGTCGAGACACCCGCGCCGGACCTGGGCCGCGCGCGGGACCGGACGCTGGCGGGAGACCGCTGGATTGCGCGCGTGCTGCGCGTGGGCGCAGTGCTGAGCGGCGGCATGTTCGTGCTGTCGCTCTGCCTGGAGGCGCTGCCGGAATCAGAGAGCATCCACGTGGCCATCGACCAGCTGCGCAAGGCGGCGGCGTCACTCCTTCTGGTGACACCCGTGGCGCGGCTGGGGGTTGCGGGGACGCTCCTGGGACTGCGCGGCGAGTGGCGCTACGCCCTCATCGCCGCGGGGGTGCTCGGGTTGTTGGCCCTCGCGGTGGGCGCCGGCATCCAGGCGTGATGCGGCGCCCGCGAGGTGAGTCGAGGCGTCCTCAGGCGCCGCGCGCGGCGAAGTGGGCCAGGATGTTGCGCACCTTGGCGACCTCGTCCGCGCGGCCCTGCTCCTCGTAGAGCGGGAGCACGGCCTCCAACTGCTCGCGCGAGGCGGCCAGGTCCTGCGTGTAGTAGCAGGACAGGCTCAAGTCCCAGCGGGCGCGGGCCTCGTACACGTGGTCGTGCAGCTCCTGGTAGAGCTCCACCGCGCGTAGCAGGTGCGTGCGCGCCGCCTCGTGCTGTCCCAAGAGGCCCTCGGACTCGCCCAGGAGCAGATGCCCCAGCGCGAGCGCCTCCGGGTCCTCGCCCTTCTCCAGCAGGGGAATCGCCTCGAGGAACCGCTTGCGCGCCGGCTCGTACTCGGCCTTCTCCATGCGGATGTCGCCGATGTCCAGGAGCAGCCGCGCGGTGCGCTCGGTGTTGCGCGTCTGGCGGTAGAGGATGAGGGCCTCCTGGTATTTCTCCTCGGCGGCCTCGGGCTGTCCGAGCGCGCGCAGGGACTCGCCGATGCACGCGCGGGACAGCGCCTCGCCCTCGCGGTCCTTCGTCTCGTTGAAGAGCATCGCGGCCTGGGCGATGAGCTCCACCGCGCCGCGGTGGTCCTCGAAGTTCGCCTTCACCACGCCCATGCCGAAGCAGGCCTGGGCCTGGCCCGGCTTGTAGCCCGCCTCCTTGAACAAGGCGTACGCCTCTTCGTAGCACTGGCGGCTCGCGGCGTGGTCCTCGAGCAGGCCGTGCAGCTCCGCCAGGCTCACCAGCTCCTGGCCCACCTGGGTGGGCGCGCCGGTGATGCGCAGCGTCGCCAGCGTGTTCTTCTGTTTCTGGAGCGCCTCGAGCAGGTGGGCGCGTTCGGTGTCTTCGGACGGATGCATGCTCACGCCTCACCACCCTTGCGGCGCCGGGCGGCCTTGTCCAGCGAATCGTGCTTCTCGCTCCCGTCAGTGGCGTTGACGCCTGGAGGCAGCGGGGTGCCATTTCCAGTGGCGGCGTGCGCGCCCGCCGTGGACCCACCGTGGTGGCTCTGATGGCCGTGGTGGCGCTCCTGCTTGTCGCCCTGCTCGTAGCCGAGCAGCGGGGAGAAGAAACAATCCTTCTTCGTGTACTCGTCGAAGGCGAAGGCGAAGCGGTAGCTGGCGGCCGCGCGCTGGTTGCAGTCGGTGCGCTCGCAGAAGCGGCAGGAGATGCCGGAGGGGATGGCGTCCTTGCGCAAGTCATTGGTGGGCAGGCCGTAGGCCAGGAACTTGGCGTTCTCCGCGTGGGTGCCCAGGCCGATGGAGTACGCGGTGCCCTTGACGATGGAGCCTTCGATGGGCTGCAGCTGCACCTTCGCGAAGCAGAAGTACGTGGTGCCGTCGGGCATCATCGAATACTGCCGGGTGAGCTGGGACGGGTTGAGGAAGGCCAGGTGCACGGCCCACTTGCCGCAGCTGCCGCCGCCCGTGGCGAAGCGGATGCCGGTGCCGCTGTAGCGCTTGGAGATGTTGCCGGCGATGTCCGAGCGCAGGAAGTGGAACGGGATGCCCGGGCGCTTGGGGTCCGACAGGTTGCACAGCCGGTGGGCCACCGTCTCGTACGTGGAGCCGAAGATGCTCGACAGGAGCTCCACGTCGTAGCGTGTGCGCTGCACCTCCTTGAAGAAGTCTCCGTAGGGCAGCATCAGCGCGCCGGCGAAGTAGTTGGCCAGGTTCACCTTGATGAGCCGCTGCGTCTCCGCGTGCCGCATGCGCCCCGCGCCGAGGATGCGCTCCACCAGCTTCTCCCGGTCCAGCATCAACAGGCCGATGGACGCGGCGATCTGGAACTTGAGCGGCTGCTCGGTGAGGTCCGGCGACAGGGTGAGCGTCTGCTCCTCCGGGTCCAACCGCCGCACCACCGACGAGCCGCTGGGCGCGGTGTCGAAGAGCACGCGGTAGCCGAAGCGCTTCTCGAGCAGCTGCACCAACTGCCCGCTGGTGAGCTGCCGCTCCAGGCTCACGTCGCGCCGCAACTCCTCCGCCTGCTCTTCAATCTCCGGGAAGTAGTTGCGGTGCGTCTCCAGGAAATCACTCACCTCGTCGAACGGGGAGTAGTCGAAGCGCACGCCCGGCACGGTGCCGTTGCCCGCACCGCCCTGCGCGCGCGTGCGCTCCTCCACGTTGAGCTGCGCGAGCACGTTCTCCAGCTGCGTGCGCGTGTTCTTGTAGAGGTTGAACAGCGCGGCCACGGTGCCGGCCAGCTTCGGCTCCGCCGACAGCGACTGGAGCGACTCCGGGTCGATGTCCAGGCTCTTGAGCAGCGGCTCGTCGAGGAGCTTGGCGAGCGCCTCGTCCACGCGGCCTTCGCCCAGCGTGGACATGAACTGCTCGGGGTCCTGGTCGAAATACCTCAGCGCCTTCCAGAGCAGCGGGAAGGGCATCACCCGCTTCCCCTTCTCGATGAGGTTCAGGTAGGCGGGAGAGACTCCCAGGTCCTTGGCCGCGTCCGCTTGCTTGATGTTCCGGGCAAGGCGCAGGCCGCGGAGCTTCAAGCCCACGTTGGCGTTCAGTGCGTTGTCGTTCATGGCTGAATCGGGTCCGTCGGGTGCATCAGGCCTCGCGCCCTGGGCCCCTCTCAGCCACTTTGCAAATCGATTTACCGATTTGCAATCAACGTTTTGGGTGGGCCCCCTCCCTGTGCGGATGGCGACGAACGGGGCGTCCTCCATCGGGCGCTTACTCTTTGAGTGACTGTAACCTCCAGGAATTACTTGGAGTTGTCGGCCCGCGAATGTGCGTTCGAAGCGCCTTTCGACGCACGTTGTCAAATGTTTACCGCCGCAGCGCGGCACGCGGTGGATTCGCGTCAGTAAACGAGTATTTCTGGTTTACATGGGGAACGGGGGCGCGGGCTCAAGAGATCATCCTGCGGAAGATGAGCGACACGTTGGTGCCGCCGAAGCCGAAGGAGTTGTTCATCACGGCGTCGACGCGGACCTCGCGCGCGGTGTTGGGCACGCAGTCCAGGGTGATGCGTGGATCCTGCCGCTGGAGGTTGATGGTGGGTGGCAGCACGCCTCGCGTGAGGGCGAGCACGCTGATGACGGCCTCCGCGGCGCCCGCGGCTCCATTCATGTGGCCCGTCATGGACTTGGTGGAGGAGACGGCCACCGCGCGGGCCGTATCGCCGAAGACCTGGGCGATGCCCTGCGCCTCCAGCAGGTCGCCCACGTCGGTGGAGGTGCCGTGCGCGTTGATGTAGCCGATGTCTCCGGGGCCCATGCCGGCGTCCTTCAGCGCGGCGCGCATGCTGCGTTGGGCGCCTTCGTGCTCGGGCGCGGGCTGGGTGATGTGGTGCGCGTCGGAGCTGGCGCCGTAGCCGGTGAGCTCCGCGAGGATGCGTGCGCCTCGGGCCAGGGCGTGCTCCAAATCCTCGAGCACCAGCATGCCGGCGCCCTCGGCGACGACGAAGCCGTCGCGGTCCACGTCGAACGGGCGGCTGGCGGCATGGGGTGCGTCGTTGCGCAGGGACAACGCGCGCATGGCCGCGAAGCCACCGATGCCCAGCAGCGAGATGGGCGCCTCGGCGCCTCCGGCCACCGCCACATCGAACTCACCGCGCTGGATGCCTCGCATCGCCTCGCCAATGGCGTGGGCGCTGGTGGAGCACGCGGAGTTGGGGGCCCAGGACGGACCCTTCAAGCCGTGGCGGAGACTGACGTAGCCGGGCGCCATGTTGATGATCATCTGCAGGATGAAGAAAGGACTGATGCGGTCGGGCCCCTTCTCCATGACCAGGCGGAACGTGTCCTCCAGGCTGCCGATTCCACCAATCCCCGAGCCGATGATGGTGGCCACGCGCTCGGCGTTCTCGGGGGTGACTTTCAGCCCCGAGTCCTCCAGCGCCATGTCCGCCGCCACCACCGCGAAGTGCGAGAAGCGGTCCATGCGCCGCGCCTCACGGCGCTCGATGTGGTCCTCGACCCGGAAGTCCTTCACCTCGCCCGCAATCTGGCAGTCCAGCCGGCTGGCGTCGAAGAGGGTGATGGGACCCACGCCGCTCTCGCCGCGCACCAGCGCGGACCAGCTCTTCTCCACGCCCGTGCCGCAGGGGCTGATGAGCCCCATTCCCGTCACCACGACGCGCCGCTTCTGCATCCACTGCTCCTTGGATGGCACGCCAGGAAGGTGAACGGCCCGGCCGCTCATCCGCCTTCCCGTATCCGGCGTGCACTGAATGGCCCTTTGTATTATGAGTATCATCCCATCTTGCAAGCTTCGTTGCGAGGAAGATTGTTTCCATCCCGAAATATGGCGATGATGAACATCATTTCATGAGAGAGAAGCGGGGCCCATGAGCGAGGGTGAGACGGAGGCGCGGTCGAGGACGGTGACGTGGGCGGACCCACGGGAGGGCATGGCCGCCGCGAAGTCGATGTCGGGCATCGAGTACCTGCGCGCCATCATCCGGGGCGAGGTGCCGGGAGCACCCATGGCTCAGTTGATGGGCTTTGCTCCGGTGGAGGTCTCTGAAGGCCGGGCGGTGTTCGTGGTGGAGCCCGCGGAGTACCACTACAACCCCATCGGCACGGTGCATGGGGGAATGGCGGCCACGCTCCTGGACTCGGCGCTGGGGTGCGCGGTGCACACCATGTTGCCTGTCGGTGCGGGCTACACGACGCTGGAGTTGCACGTGAACATGGTGCGCGCCATCACCCGCGACACCGGGCGGCTGACGTGTACGGGGGAGGTGATTCACGTGGGGGGCCGCGTGGCGACGGCGCACGGGCGGCTGACGGACGCGAGCGGCAGGCTGTACGCGCATGGCACCACCACCTGCATGGTGTTCAGGCCCTCCGGCTCGGGAGACCGGGAGTAGGAGGCGGGACGACGATGCGGTACGCACCCGAGCACAAGCAGGCCACCCGCGAGAGAATCCTGTCGGCGGCGGAGACGCTCTTCCGGAAGGAGGGCTTCGCGGGCGCGAGCGTGGAGCGCGTCATGCGCGCCGCGGGGCTGACGGTGGGCGGCTTCTACTCGCATTTCGCCTCCAAGGACTCGCTGCTCGCCGAGGCCGTGCGCGCGTTCTTCCAACACCAGCACTCCCGCTGGCTGGGAGGGCTGGAGGAGCTTCGCGGCGCGGAGTTCCTGAGCCACTTCGTGCGCCGCTATCTGAACCAGAACATTCGCGACAACATGGAGACGGGCTGCATCATGCCGTCGGTGTTGTCGGACCTGACGCGGGCGACTCCCGAGGCCCGCGAGGCGCTCGCCGAGGGCGTGGAGGGACTGGCCGCGGAGCTGCGGGCGCGGGTTCCGGGCGAAGACGGTGTCACGGGACGTCAGCGGGCGCTGGCCACGGTGGCGCTGTTGTTCGGCGCCATGACGCTCGCGCGGGCGACGAAGTCCTTGTCCCTCTCGGATGAATTGTTGGAGGCGGCGCGCGCGTTCCTGCTCGCGAATGGCGCGCCTGCTCCGGCGGCGAAGAAGCGGCACTGAAGTCAGCGGCCCCGCGGCGTGCACGGGGCTTGTATGCTCCGCTCCTGAGTGGAGGTGGCGATGTCGCGCGCGCACGGGTGTCCGCTGCTGGCCCTCGTCCTTCTCGTGGGGCTCTCGTGCGTGGGTGTTCCGCGTCCGCATCCCGCGAAGGACCCGGCTTCTCTCCGCTACACCGTCACCTTCGTTCGCGAGCCCGCCCCTGCGCTCGACGTGGAGGTGGTGTTGGTGCGGGGCACGCCGCGCGTGTTTCGCTTCACGTCGCCGGGCGGCGTGGAGTCGGTGAGCGCCTATCGCGAGGACGGTGAGCACTTCGAGTTGCCGGTGGAGGAGGGGCGGGTGCTCCTGCCCGTGGACATCCGGTTCCTGCGCTACCGCTATGCGCTGGATGCCCCCGGCCGCT from Myxococcus stipitatus carries:
- a CDS encoding tetratricopeptide repeat protein, whose amino-acid sequence is MHPSEDTERAHLLEALQKQKNTLATLRITGAPTQVGQELVSLAELHGLLEDHAASRQCYEEAYALFKEAGYKPGQAQACFGMGVVKANFEDHRGAVELIAQAAMLFNETKDREGEALSRACIGESLRALGQPEAAEEKYQEALILYRQTRNTERTARLLLDIGDIRMEKAEYEPARKRFLEAIPLLEKGEDPEALALGHLLLGESEGLLGQHEAARTHLLRAVELYQELHDHVYEARARWDLSLSCYYTQDLAASREQLEAVLPLYEEQGRADEVAKVRNILAHFAARGA
- a CDS encoding helix-turn-helix domain-containing protein, which gives rise to MNDNALNANVGLKLRGLRLARNIKQADAAKDLGVSPAYLNLIEKGKRVMPFPLLWKALRYFDQDPEQFMSTLGEGRVDEALAKLLDEPLLKSLDIDPESLQSLSAEPKLAGTVAALFNLYKNTRTQLENVLAQLNVEERTRAQGGAGNGTVPGVRFDYSPFDEVSDFLETHRNYFPEIEEQAEELRRDVSLERQLTSGQLVQLLEKRFGYRVLFDTAPSGSSVVRRLDPEEQTLTLSPDLTEQPLKFQIAASIGLLMLDREKLVERILGAGRMRHAETQRLIKVNLANYFAGALMLPYGDFFKEVQRTRYDVELLSSIFGSTYETVAHRLCNLSDPKRPGIPFHFLRSDIAGNISKRYSGTGIRFATGGGSCGKWAVHLAFLNPSQLTRQYSMMPDGTTYFCFAKVQLQPIEGSIVKGTAYSIGLGTHAENAKFLAYGLPTNDLRKDAIPSGISCRFCERTDCNQRAAASYRFAFAFDEYTKKDCFFSPLLGYEQGDKQERHHGHQSHHGGSTAGAHAATGNGTPLPPGVNATDGSEKHDSLDKAARRRKGGEA
- the fabF gene encoding beta-ketoacyl-ACP synthase II — translated: MQKRRVVVTGMGLISPCGTGVEKSWSALVRGESGVGPITLFDASRLDCQIAGEVKDFRVEDHIERREARRMDRFSHFAVVAADMALEDSGLKVTPENAERVATIIGSGIGGIGSLEDTFRLVMEKGPDRISPFFILQMIINMAPGYVSLRHGLKGPSWAPNSACSTSAHAIGEAMRGIQRGEFDVAVAGGAEAPISLLGIGGFAAMRALSLRNDAPHAASRPFDVDRDGFVVAEGAGMLVLEDLEHALARGARILAELTGYGASSDAHHITQPAPEHEGAQRSMRAALKDAGMGPGDIGYINAHGTSTDVGDLLEAQGIAQVFGDTARAVAVSSTKSMTGHMNGAAGAAEAVISVLALTRGVLPPTINLQRQDPRITLDCVPNTAREVRVDAVMNNSFGFGGTNVSLIFRRMIS
- a CDS encoding PaaI family thioesterase, giving the protein MSEGETEARSRTVTWADPREGMAAAKSMSGIEYLRAIIRGEVPGAPMAQLMGFAPVEVSEGRAVFVVEPAEYHYNPIGTVHGGMAATLLDSALGCAVHTMLPVGAGYTTLELHVNMVRAITRDTGRLTCTGEVIHVGGRVATAHGRLTDASGRLYAHGTTTCMVFRPSGSGDRE
- a CDS encoding TetR/AcrR family transcriptional regulator, which produces MRYAPEHKQATRERILSAAETLFRKEGFAGASVERVMRAAGLTVGGFYSHFASKDSLLAEAVRAFFQHQHSRWLGGLEELRGAEFLSHFVRRYLNQNIRDNMETGCIMPSVLSDLTRATPEAREALAEGVEGLAAELRARVPGEDGVTGRQRALATVALLFGAMTLARATKSLSLSDELLEAARAFLLANGAPAPAAKKRH